Proteins from a single region of Novosphingobium sp. CECT 9465:
- a CDS encoding LL-diaminopimelate aminotransferase, producing the protein MDEEFYRMKRLPPYVIAEVNAMRAAARAAGRDIIDLGMGNPDLPPPDHVIDKLCEVARKPDAHGYSASSGIPGVRKAQANYYGRRFNVDLDPETEVVMTMGSKEGLASLATAITAPGDVVLAPNPSYPIHTFGFIIAGAAIRSVPTTPDERYWDSLDRAMKYSVPRPSVLIVNYPSNPTAETVDLAFYERLVAWAKENKVWVLSDLAYSELYFDGNPTRSILEVPGAKDIAVEFTSMSKTFSMAGWRVGFAVGNPHLIAALKRVKSYLDYGAFTPIQAAACAALNGPQDIVARNRELYQKRRDVMVESFARAGWEIPSPKASMFAWAPLPPALQHLGSLEFSKQLLTHAEVAVAAGVGYGEDGEGYVRIAMVENEQRLRQAARNIKRYLQSMGVNSSAA; encoded by the coding sequence GTGGACGAAGAATTCTACCGCATGAAGCGCCTGCCGCCCTACGTTATCGCCGAAGTGAATGCGATGCGGGCCGCGGCGCGCGCCGCCGGTAGGGACATCATCGACCTCGGCATGGGCAACCCCGATCTGCCGCCGCCCGATCATGTGATCGACAAGCTGTGCGAAGTGGCGCGCAAGCCAGACGCTCACGGCTATTCGGCCTCGTCCGGCATTCCCGGTGTGCGCAAGGCCCAGGCCAATTACTACGGTCGGCGCTTCAATGTCGATCTCGATCCCGAAACCGAAGTCGTCATGACCATGGGGTCGAAGGAAGGCCTCGCCAGCCTCGCCACCGCGATCACCGCGCCGGGCGATGTCGTGCTCGCGCCGAACCCCAGCTACCCGATCCACACGTTCGGCTTCATCATTGCCGGGGCCGCGATTCGTTCGGTGCCCACCACGCCTGACGAACGCTACTGGGATTCGCTTGATCGCGCGATGAAGTATTCGGTGCCGCGTCCTTCGGTGCTGATCGTCAATTATCCGTCGAACCCTACCGCCGAAACGGTGGATCTGGCCTTCTACGAAAGGCTGGTGGCGTGGGCGAAGGAGAACAAGGTCTGGGTCCTGTCCGATCTTGCCTATTCCGAACTCTATTTCGATGGCAATCCCACCCGCTCGATCCTTGAGGTTCCGGGGGCCAAGGATATCGCCGTCGAATTCACGTCGATGTCCAAGACCTTCTCGATGGCAGGCTGGCGTGTCGGCTTTGCCGTGGGCAATCCGCACCTGATCGCCGCACTCAAGCGGGTGAAATCCTATCTGGATTACGGCGCGTTCACGCCGATTCAGGCCGCTGCCTGCGCCGCGCTGAACGGTCCGCAGGATATCGTGGCCCGCAACCGTGAACTTTATCAGAAGCGCCGCGACGTGATGGTCGAATCGTTCGCCCGTGCCGGTTGGGAAATTCCCAGCCCGAAGGCGTCGATGTTTGCATGGGCACCGCTTCCGCCCGCGCTCCAGCACCTTGGCAGCCTTGAATTTTCCAAGCAGTTGCTCACCCATGCCGAAGTCGCGGTGGCCGCGGGCGTTGGCTATGGTGAGGACGGGGAAGGCTATGTCCGCATCGCCATGGTCGAAAACGAACAGCGCCTTCGCCAGGCCGCGCGCAACATCAAGCGCTACCTGCAAAGCATGGGCGTCAATTCCTCGGCCGCCTGA
- a CDS encoding alpha/beta hydrolase, which translates to MTDKALTDSVVFEDLFRQQGEAMRAMFAPLMPGAETTVPDPADLQHWAMSAAKLQKMWLDFSAEQSGHVEPMLARMGDIGKWTQLFVSMAGQLPIAQAETQTRLWNDGMALWTSLLDQFAAGEGTEAPALPRKDRRFADKRWQEQPAFALIHQTYLFLAEKLQQMVQDAQGLSPERKEQLVFATKVVTDALSPANFPLTNPVVIERTMETRGENLVKGVEHLLGDLRKGQLTHTDPNAFEVGRNIAMTPGKVVHETPLFQLIQYTPTTDEVFETPLLIFPPWINRFYILDLNPQKSFIRWAVAQGLSVFVVSWKSADSSMTDVVWDDYIRAQIEAIDHVRNRLKVPAVHAIGYCVAGTTLAATLAILARRGEAEKVASATFFTAQVDFADAGDLRNFIDDAQIKMLENLSTDGYIDGRYMAVTFNALRGSDLIWNYVINNYLLGEDYPAFDLLHWNGDTTNLPSKWHRAYLSDLYRDNKLVIPDAMEADGTPIDLRRIATPCYIQAGREDHIAPPQSVWKLTRHLAGDWRFVLAGSGHIAGVVNPPEAGKYQYWLNPGNTATLEQFIEGATETKGSWWPNWAEWIADRAPAKVAAKGKRIPGGKGDRTIEDAPGRYVRTR; encoded by the coding sequence ATGACTGACAAGGCGCTCACGGATTCGGTCGTGTTCGAGGATCTGTTTCGCCAGCAGGGCGAGGCGATGCGCGCCATGTTCGCGCCGCTGATGCCCGGTGCGGAAACCACTGTACCCGATCCGGCAGACCTGCAGCATTGGGCGATGTCCGCAGCGAAGCTCCAGAAGATGTGGCTCGATTTCAGTGCCGAACAATCCGGCCATGTCGAGCCGATGCTGGCGCGAATGGGCGACATCGGCAAATGGACGCAACTGTTCGTGTCCATGGCCGGGCAATTGCCGATTGCCCAGGCCGAAACGCAGACGCGCCTGTGGAACGACGGCATGGCGCTGTGGACGTCGCTGCTCGATCAGTTCGCCGCAGGCGAGGGCACTGAGGCACCCGCCCTGCCCCGGAAGGACCGGCGCTTTGCCGACAAGCGCTGGCAAGAACAGCCGGCGTTCGCACTGATTCACCAAACGTATCTGTTCCTTGCCGAAAAACTCCAGCAAATGGTGCAGGATGCGCAAGGATTGTCACCTGAACGCAAGGAGCAACTGGTTTTCGCAACCAAGGTCGTCACCGACGCGCTCTCGCCTGCGAATTTTCCACTGACCAACCCGGTGGTGATCGAACGGACGATGGAGACCAGGGGCGAGAACCTGGTCAAAGGCGTGGAGCATCTGCTGGGCGACTTGCGCAAGGGGCAATTGACGCACACCGATCCGAACGCGTTCGAAGTTGGCCGCAACATTGCCATGACGCCGGGCAAGGTCGTGCACGAAACGCCGCTGTTCCAGCTTATCCAGTACACGCCGACCACCGATGAAGTGTTCGAAACGCCGCTGCTGATCTTCCCGCCGTGGATCAACCGATTCTACATTCTCGACCTGAATCCTCAGAAAAGCTTCATCCGCTGGGCCGTGGCGCAAGGGTTGAGCGTGTTTGTGGTATCGTGGAAATCGGCCGATTCATCGATGACCGACGTGGTGTGGGACGATTACATCCGTGCCCAGATCGAGGCGATCGATCACGTGCGCAATCGCCTGAAAGTGCCCGCGGTTCATGCCATCGGCTATTGCGTCGCAGGGACGACGCTGGCAGCAACACTGGCCATACTGGCGCGGCGTGGCGAGGCCGAAAAGGTGGCAAGCGCAACGTTCTTTACGGCCCAGGTCGATTTTGCGGACGCGGGCGATCTGCGCAATTTCATCGATGATGCGCAGATCAAGATGCTCGAAAACCTGTCGACCGATGGCTACATCGACGGACGCTACATGGCGGTCACGTTCAATGCGCTGCGGGGATCGGATCTGATCTGGAATTACGTGATCAACAACTACCTGCTGGGTGAGGATTACCCGGCCTTTGATCTGCTTCACTGGAACGGCGACACCACCAATCTGCCATCCAAGTGGCACAGGGCCTATCTGAGCGATCTTTATCGCGACAACAAGCTGGTGATTCCCGATGCAATGGAAGCAGACGGGACACCGATCGACCTGCGCCGCATTGCCACACCGTGCTACATCCAGGCCGGGCGGGAAGATCATATTGCACCGCCGCAAAGCGTGTGGAAGCTGACCCGGCATCTTGCCGGTGACTGGCGCTTCGTGCTGGCCGGATCCGGGCATATCGCAGGGGTGGTCAATCCTCCCGAAGCGGGCAAATACCAGTACTGGCTCAACCCTGGGAACACTGCGACGCTTGAGCAGTTTATCGAAGGTGCGACCGAGACCAAAGGCAGCTGGTGGCCCAATTGGGCTGAGTGGATTGCGGATCGTGCGCCCGCAAAGGTTGCCGCCAAGGGCAAGCGCATACCCGGCGGAAAGGGTGACAGGACGATCGAGGACGCGCCGGGAAGGTATGTCCGCACACGCTGA
- the phaP gene encoding phasin family protein (Members of this family are phasins (small proteins associated with inclusions such as PHA granules). Note that several different families of phasins have been named PhaP despite very little sequence similarity to each other.), translated as MVDEVKDSMDEPTPAVEPVAAMPEVPAIAVPELAAPVAELADKPVRGRKAKKVSAEAVETPVTPDAVPDAIIAEPGVAAKPVQKPAKAPKTAVAISKTGPRAAKLPAKAAAEPKPAVKPAIKRPFTATNRVKTPSVKTFVGSAKAPTAKKELFAMAITTPTEFTDKMQSAFKDAQEKAKATFGDAGSFAKGNVEAMVESTKILASGLQDMTKGYVEETKTSFETMTADVKDLAAVKSPTEFFEKQSALMRKNFDAAVAASSKNSEAMLKLINEAFQPISTRVSLAVEKIKHAA; from the coding sequence ATGGTCGATGAAGTGAAGGACAGCATGGACGAGCCCACCCCCGCGGTGGAACCTGTCGCTGCTATGCCGGAAGTTCCGGCGATTGCGGTGCCCGAACTGGCTGCACCGGTTGCCGAATTGGCTGACAAGCCGGTGCGAGGACGCAAGGCAAAGAAAGTATCGGCCGAAGCGGTTGAGACACCGGTCACGCCCGATGCGGTCCCGGATGCGATCATTGCCGAACCAGGCGTGGCAGCAAAGCCGGTCCAAAAGCCAGCCAAGGCTCCGAAAACGGCAGTTGCAATAAGCAAGACAGGACCTCGCGCCGCCAAGCTGCCTGCAAAGGCAGCCGCGGAGCCGAAGCCTGCGGTGAAGCCCGCGATCAAGCGTCCTTTCACCGCTACTAACCGGGTCAAGACCCCCAGCGTGAAAACATTCGTCGGCAGTGCAAAAGCCCCGACGGCAAAAAAGGAACTGTTCGCAATGGCTATCACCACCCCCACCGAATTCACCGACAAGATGCAGTCCGCGTTCAAGGACGCCCAGGAAAAGGCCAAGGCCACGTTCGGCGATGCCGGATCGTTCGCCAAGGGCAATGTCGAAGCGATGGTCGAATCGACCAAGATCCTCGCATCGGGCCTGCAGGACATGACCAAGGGTTATGTCGAGGAAACCAAGACCTCGTTCGAAACCATGACCGCCGACGTCAAGGACCTCGCCGCGGTGAAGTCGCCGACCGAATTTTTCGAAAAGCAGTCGGCCCTGATGCGCAAGAACTTCGACGCAGCGGTTGCTGCCAGCTCGAAGAACAGCGAAGCCATGCTCAAGCTGATCAATGAAGCGTTCCAGCCGATCTCGACCCGCGTCAGCCTCGCGGTTGAAAAGATCAAGCACGCAGCCTGA
- the clpS gene encoding ATP-dependent Clp protease adapter ClpS, with the protein MPTHRIAQPDMSVDPRCAGDDDSRRPGGGDQIGIATRTRAKPKKPSQFKVLMLNDDYTPMEFVVMVLKRFFHMDLEQATRVMLHVHQRGVGVCGVFPYEIAETKVNQVMDFARQNQHPLQCTLEKD; encoded by the coding sequence ATGCCAACGCATCGTATCGCCCAACCGGACATGTCCGTAGACCCGCGCTGTGCGGGTGACGATGATTCGCGCAGGCCGGGCGGCGGCGATCAGATCGGCATTGCCACCAGAACACGGGCCAAGCCGAAGAAGCCGAGCCAGTTCAAGGTGCTGATGCTGAACGACGATTACACCCCGATGGAATTCGTGGTGATGGTTCTCAAACGCTTTTTCCATATGGACCTGGAACAGGCCACGCGCGTGATGCTCCACGTCCACCAGCGCGGCGTCGGCGTGTGCGGGGTATTCCCATATGAAATCGCCGAAACCAAGGTGAACCAGGTGATGGACTTCGCCCGGCAGAACCAGCACCCGCTCCAGTGCACGCTGGAAAAAGACTGA
- the lptF gene encoding LPS export ABC transporter permease LptF: MKILTATDRYIARLVFVPMLTVFVLAASLLILDKMLKLFDFVATQGGPVSVVFKMLANLLPEYASLAIPLGLMLGILFAFRKLATSSELDVMRAVGLSYTRMLRVPYMFAIALATLNLLIVGYLQPLSRYYYEQLQFELRSGALGASIRVGEFNSLQDRTALRVDSSRDEGRDLRGIFARIQTGNGQVMVISAREGRFFANRESPDTVILRLTDGQIVQDGPDITSPRVLSFASHDLPIDLPRIEQFRQRGDADREYFLPELLRIGWNDRYSEELRNQSRASLNYRLVEVVMMFLLPLLAVALAVPPKRSTSALGVFLSIVLVVAYHKVNQYGQDVASLGRVDPVLALWGPFVVFAAMIVWMYWRIAYVPGGQPIGALETGFAKISASVRKLFQRKVLRAEPAADVSDEAPDAA; encoded by the coding sequence GTGAAAATCCTTACCGCCACTGACCGCTATATCGCCCGGCTCGTATTCGTGCCGATGCTCACGGTGTTCGTGCTTGCCGCGTCGCTGCTGATTCTCGACAAGATGCTCAAGCTGTTCGACTTCGTGGCAACGCAGGGCGGGCCGGTCAGCGTCGTATTCAAGATGCTGGCAAACCTTCTGCCCGAATATGCCAGCCTTGCGATCCCGTTAGGCCTGATGCTGGGCATCCTGTTTGCATTCCGCAAACTGGCGACGAGTTCCGAGCTTGATGTGATGCGCGCAGTGGGCCTGTCCTATACCCGGATGCTTCGCGTACCTTACATGTTCGCAATTGCGCTGGCGACGCTCAACCTGCTGATCGTCGGCTACCTTCAGCCGCTTTCGCGGTATTATTACGAGCAATTGCAGTTCGAGCTAAGATCCGGCGCGCTGGGGGCATCGATCCGTGTGGGCGAATTCAACTCGCTGCAGGACCGCACGGCGCTGCGCGTCGATTCGAGCCGGGACGAAGGCCGGGACTTGCGCGGGATCTTTGCGCGCATCCAGACCGGCAATGGCCAGGTGATGGTCATCTCAGCCCGTGAAGGGCGGTTTTTTGCCAATCGCGAAAGCCCCGATACGGTGATCCTGCGCTTGACCGATGGTCAGATCGTGCAGGACGGGCCGGACATCACTTCGCCCCGCGTTCTCAGCTTTGCCAGTCACGATCTGCCGATCGACCTGCCCCGTATCGAACAGTTTCGCCAGCGTGGCGATGCCGACCGCGAATATTTCCTCCCCGAACTGCTGAGGATCGGCTGGAACGATCGCTATTCCGAAGAATTGCGCAACCAGTCGCGGGCAAGCCTGAATTACCGGCTGGTCGAGGTGGTGATGATGTTCCTGCTGCCGCTTCTGGCGGTGGCGCTGGCCGTGCCGCCCAAACGCTCCACCTCGGCGCTGGGCGTGTTCCTGTCGATCGTGCTGGTCGTTGCCTATCACAAGGTCAACCAATATGGGCAGGATGTGGCTTCGCTTGGCCGCGTCGATCCGGTGCTCGCGCTGTGGGGGCCGTTCGTGGTGTTCGCTGCGATGATCGTGTGGATGTATTGGCGTATAGCCTATGTGCCCGGCGGGCAGCCTATCGGTGCGCTGGAAACCGGGTTTGCCAAGATTTCCGCCTCGGTGCGCAAGCTGTTCCAGCGCAAGGTGCTGCGGGCAGAACCTGCTGCGGACGTGAGCGACGAGGCCCCTGATGCAGCTTGA